Proteins from a genomic interval of Halorubrum depositum:
- a CDS encoding PadR family transcriptional regulator → MDVHELTAIQRDLLFVVSGMSDSSGTAIKSELESTQDRTLVKGRVYTNLDELADDDLIDKGSKNGRANEYSLTEAGREAVRNRRRWEQSYVKQTA, encoded by the coding sequence ATGGACGTACACGAACTGACGGCGATCCAACGTGACTTGCTCTTCGTCGTGAGTGGCATGTCCGACTCGTCGGGAACGGCTATCAAGTCAGAGCTCGAAAGCACCCAAGACCGAACCCTCGTCAAGGGACGGGTGTATACGAACCTAGACGAGCTCGCCGACGACGACCTCATTGACAAGGGGAGCAAGAACGGGCGAGCGAACGAGTACTCGCTGACGGAAGCGGGCCGCGAGGCGGTCCGAAACCGGCGTCGCTGGGAGCAGAGCTACGTGAAACAGACCGCCTGA
- a CDS encoding asparagine synthase-related protein: MNKELFGVLDDDGAFNELASRPSFDRVADGESATVAIRDPAIGFPGRSAIHSDERGHCILWGEIFPPDGVSTQVAEYTLDRYEEVGTDAFAELNGSFLAFVELDDEAIVATDPARTWQCFYADTPDGRVFGTNPQRVLSAVPNTEVDRRGLLEFAHMGVVVDERTVFDRLSTIPFDGYITGEETGTLSRFVYDPADPEAFDYVDELADRIERAIARRSNYPGKTGLLLSGGYDSRTIVAQHPGIDICYTLGEPDHPEVEVARDIAGQYGADHKTLVADDDYLNVDEDVIEYSMGTRESVHVHHAGCDEKMDVDTIFHGLFFDTFLRGHFLPRNAIEFLGNRFPLQGLNPDPNPTEVLSSKFGYHPACDHIFPECYEEFDTSMDLIDDVVDEQFDKWSDRYDNVYDSIALIGIQNQPTLPFHFELADNYIESFVAADAELIDWHLKTPPEKRNTKTMKKAVRKLNPDIFRHRPPDRPHHSFRKNQVEKFLRRKMPVIDPFSSPWPDMDAQYAENELDRKLFPGYPSIHELPVRVKLRINDITKWMNSSVDENLLTPNDVLCPPPKIPTEP, from the coding sequence ATGAACAAGGAACTGTTTGGCGTACTCGACGACGACGGCGCGTTCAACGAGCTAGCGTCGCGGCCGAGCTTCGACCGGGTCGCCGACGGCGAGAGCGCGACCGTCGCGATCCGAGACCCGGCAATCGGGTTCCCCGGTCGGTCGGCCATCCACAGCGACGAGCGCGGTCACTGTATCCTCTGGGGGGAGATATTTCCCCCGGACGGCGTTTCGACCCAGGTCGCCGAGTACACCCTGGATCGATACGAGGAGGTCGGCACCGACGCGTTCGCCGAGCTCAACGGGTCGTTCCTGGCGTTCGTCGAACTCGACGACGAGGCGATCGTCGCCACCGACCCGGCACGGACGTGGCAGTGCTTCTACGCGGACACGCCCGACGGTCGGGTCTTCGGAACGAACCCGCAACGCGTGCTCTCGGCGGTTCCGAACACGGAGGTCGACAGGCGCGGCTTGCTCGAATTCGCCCACATGGGCGTCGTCGTCGACGAGCGAACCGTGTTCGACCGCCTCAGTACGATCCCGTTCGACGGCTACATCACGGGGGAGGAGACGGGAACGCTGTCTCGGTTCGTCTACGACCCGGCGGACCCGGAGGCGTTCGACTACGTCGACGAACTCGCCGACCGTATCGAGCGTGCAATCGCCCGCCGGTCGAACTACCCGGGGAAGACGGGGCTCCTCCTGAGTGGGGGGTACGACTCTCGCACGATCGTCGCCCAACACCCGGGAATCGATATCTGTTACACGCTCGGGGAACCCGACCATCCAGAGGTCGAAGTTGCACGTGACATCGCCGGTCAGTACGGAGCCGACCACAAGACGCTCGTCGCGGACGACGACTACCTCAACGTGGACGAGGACGTCATCGAGTACTCCATGGGGACCCGCGAGTCGGTCCACGTCCACCATGCGGGGTGTGACGAGAAGATGGACGTCGACACCATCTTCCACGGGTTGTTCTTCGACACGTTCCTTCGTGGCCACTTCCTCCCACGGAACGCCATCGAGTTCCTCGGGAACAGGTTCCCGCTTCAGGGGCTCAACCCGGACCCGAACCCGACGGAGGTACTCTCCTCGAAGTTCGGCTATCACCCTGCGTGCGACCACATCTTCCCCGAGTGCTACGAGGAGTTCGACACGAGCATGGACCTGATCGACGACGTGGTCGACGAGCAGTTCGACAAATGGTCGGACCGCTACGACAACGTCTACGATAGCATCGCGCTCATCGGCATCCAGAACCAGCCGACGCTTCCGTTCCACTTCGAGCTGGCCGACAACTACATCGAGTCGTTCGTCGCCGCCGACGCCGAACTCATCGACTGGCACCTGAAGACGCCGCCGGAAAAACGCAACACGAAGACGATGAAGAAAGCGGTGCGGAAACTGAACCCGGACATCTTCCGTCACCGCCCGCCGGACCGGCCACACCACTCGTTCCGGAAGAATCAGGTCGAGAAGTTCCTGCGGCGGAAGATGCCGGTTATCGACCCGTTCAGTTCGCCGTGGCCGGACATGGACGCCCAGTACGCCGAAAACGAGCTCGATCGCAAACTGTTCCCCGGCTATCCGAGCATCCACGAGCTACCGGTGAGGGTCAAACTCCGCATCAACGACATCACCAAATGGATGAACTCGTCCGTCGATGAGAACCTCCTCACACCGAACGACGTGCTGTGTCCGCCGCCGAAGATTCCCACGGAGCCCTGA
- the glmM gene encoding phosphoglucosamine mutase, with protein MFGTSGVRGAVGDDVTASLALSVGRALGSEGYDTVVVGRDVRESGPMLEQALTAGLRETGADVVRVGTHPTPTVARAAGWFDADASVVVTASHNPSSDNGLKLWTESGRAFGADERDAVARRVEQGDYDLAAWDEVGGQRQRAIGDRHREALRESVDLSEPCSVVVDVGNGTGRITADVLTDLGCTVSTLNGQRDGRFPGRPSEPTEATCHALETHVAETDADLGIAHDGDADRMMAVDDDGEFVEGDSLLALFGREAAAEGELIAVPVNTSLAVDDAVNSVGADVVRTRVGDVYVAEACAEPAVVFGGEPSGAWIWGDETPCPDGPLAACKLVELVSKRGPLSELVAATDTYPLRRESIEVNDKARVLERVEASVRDEYDDIDDRDGVRVATDDGWFLVRASGTQPLVRVTAEARTEANADGLFDDAIDRVEAARAIVEA; from the coding sequence ATGTTCGGAACCAGCGGGGTCCGTGGAGCGGTCGGTGACGACGTTACAGCGTCTCTGGCCCTCTCCGTCGGCCGCGCACTCGGGAGCGAAGGGTACGACACGGTCGTCGTTGGACGTGACGTTCGGGAGAGCGGACCGATGCTCGAACAGGCGCTCACGGCGGGCCTTCGAGAGACCGGAGCAGATGTCGTCCGCGTCGGAACCCACCCCACGCCGACGGTCGCCCGCGCCGCAGGGTGGTTCGATGCCGACGCGAGCGTCGTCGTGACCGCCTCGCACAACCCGTCGTCGGACAACGGTCTCAAGCTGTGGACCGAATCCGGACGCGCCTTCGGTGCCGACGAGCGAGACGCCGTCGCCCGACGGGTCGAGCAAGGCGACTACGACCTCGCCGCGTGGGACGAGGTCGGCGGCCAGCGACAGCGCGCTATCGGAGACCGACACCGGGAGGCGCTCCGCGAGAGCGTCGACCTCTCGGAGCCGTGTTCGGTCGTCGTCGACGTCGGGAACGGCACGGGCCGGATCACGGCGGACGTGCTCACCGATCTCGGGTGTACGGTCTCGACGCTGAACGGCCAACGCGACGGCCGGTTCCCGGGGCGGCCGAGCGAGCCGACGGAGGCGACCTGTCACGCGCTCGAAACGCACGTCGCCGAAACCGACGCCGACCTCGGGATCGCGCACGACGGCGACGCCGACCGGATGATGGCCGTCGACGACGACGGGGAGTTCGTCGAGGGGGACTCCCTCCTCGCGCTGTTCGGTCGCGAAGCCGCTGCCGAAGGCGAACTGATCGCGGTCCCGGTGAACACGAGCCTCGCCGTCGACGACGCCGTCAACTCTGTCGGCGCCGACGTCGTTCGAACGCGCGTCGGCGACGTGTACGTCGCCGAAGCGTGCGCCGAGCCGGCCGTCGTCTTCGGCGGCGAACCGTCTGGAGCGTGGATCTGGGGCGATGAGACGCCCTGCCCCGACGGTCCGCTCGCGGCGTGCAAACTCGTCGAACTCGTCTCGAAGCGCGGGCCGCTGTCCGAACTCGTCGCCGCGACCGACACCTACCCGCTCCGCCGAGAGAGCATCGAGGTGAACGACAAGGCTCGCGTCCTCGAACGAGTCGAAGCGAGCGTTCGGGACGAGTACGACGACATCGACGACCGCGACGGCGTCCGCGTCGCCACAGACGACGGCTGGTTCCTCGTCCGCGCGAGCGGGACACAGCCGCTCGTCAGAGTCACGGCAGAGGCGCGGACCGAGGCGAACGCGGACGGGCTGTTCGACGACGCGATCGACCGCGTCGAGGCGGCCCGGGCGATAGTCGAAGCGTAG
- a CDS encoding M99 family carboxypeptidase catalytic domain-containing protein has translation MGTDETNPTLTVYVNFLSDASQYFVQHNLEKIVREYVRPGLLNVELRFLSYRPDAVDTYLVGDDEGEARAARAAHGVWLVEPENFWEFFEFMYWNYTTKTYTHARLESYMGLGGVRNTMKIANRAYEDRYDGLVRSATDEAVRYGISDVPRVRLLRDHKHGNYADILGWIRTRLDRVNEGSVRTHSLRPGTKDETPVHVIDSGKPGPTAFVVGGVHGDEPQGYISAGEMTRLRPTGGKLVVVPEANRRAIERHARHTEDGDLNRQFPTGSTPESKLARALWSELVAHDPDVVVDLHSSSGIYKHDGKVGQAVFPTRATPENAVDACARVDDHYVDLSEYPSYYDFDCGNSLDGSRPLLIHKVYGDLHLPGYLVETTRKGTYIEDQVVWGTAAAEALLWQHGFLFG, from the coding sequence ATGGGAACCGACGAGACGAACCCCACGCTGACCGTGTACGTCAACTTCCTCTCCGACGCCTCGCAGTACTTCGTCCAGCACAACCTCGAGAAGATCGTTCGCGAGTACGTCCGGCCGGGCCTCCTCAACGTCGAACTTCGGTTCCTCTCGTACCGCCCCGACGCCGTCGACACGTACCTCGTCGGGGACGACGAGGGCGAGGCCCGCGCCGCCCGCGCCGCACACGGCGTCTGGCTGGTCGAACCGGAGAACTTCTGGGAGTTCTTCGAGTTCATGTACTGGAACTATACGACCAAGACGTACACGCACGCCCGGTTGGAGTCGTACATGGGCCTCGGCGGCGTCCGAAACACGATGAAGATCGCCAACCGCGCCTACGAGGACCGTTATGACGGTCTCGTGCGCTCTGCGACCGACGAGGCCGTCCGATACGGCATCTCTGACGTCCCGCGGGTCCGCCTCCTCCGCGACCACAAGCACGGCAACTACGCCGACATCCTGGGCTGGATTCGCACGCGCCTCGACAGAGTCAACGAGGGGAGCGTCCGCACCCACTCGCTCCGTCCGGGGACCAAGGATGAGACGCCGGTGCACGTCATCGACTCGGGGAAACCCGGTCCGACGGCGTTCGTCGTCGGTGGGGTCCACGGGGACGAGCCGCAAGGGTACATCAGCGCCGGGGAGATGACGCGCCTTCGCCCGACGGGCGGCAAACTCGTCGTCGTCCCCGAGGCGAACCGGCGGGCCATCGAACGGCACGCCCGGCACACAGAGGACGGAGACCTGAACCGACAGTTCCCCACCGGGTCGACCCCGGAGAGTAAACTGGCCCGAGCGCTCTGGTCGGAGCTCGTCGCGCACGACCCGGACGTCGTCGTCGACCTCCACAGTTCGAGCGGGATCTACAAGCACGACGGGAAGGTCGGACAGGCCGTCTTCCCGACTCGTGCCACGCCGGAAAACGCCGTGGACGCGTGCGCCCGGGTCGACGACCACTACGTCGACCTCTCGGAGTACCCGTCGTACTACGACTTCGACTGCGGGAACTCGCTCGACGGGTCGCGACCGCTCCTCATCCACAAGGTGTACGGTGACCTGCATCTCCCCGGATACCTCGTCGAGACGACGCGCAAAGGGACCTACATCGAGGACCAGGTGGTGTGGGGAACCGCCGCCGCGGAAGCGTTGCTCTGGCAGCACGGCTTCCTGTTCGGGTGA
- the glmS gene encoding glutamine--fructose-6-phosphate transaminase (isomerizing) yields the protein MCGIIAHIGDERVLNPIVTGLEKLEYRGYDSAGIAVKNGSGLDVWKCSGRVSDLKETIDGEESKANLGIGHTRWSTHGPPSDENAHPHTDGSDRVAAVHNGIIENHESIKERLIEEGYEFTSDTDTEVIPNLIAYYLDRGNEALSAFEQTIDDLEGSYAIAVIVDGIDSIFAARRGSPLVLGIEDESYYLASDVPAFLDHTDEVVYLEDGDSIEVREERVNFIDENDQTAQHEIEQVDWQPEETGKGQYDHFMLKEIHSQPTSLQKTVEGRLDTDAGTTDLDIDKDLSDIDTVHLVGCGTSYHAALFGASLLNRCDVSARAIRASEYEANTGTPPGNRLFVAVTQSGETADTLGALWQANEAGVETLAVTNVVQSTAAREADEALYIRAGPEIGVAATKTFSSQAVLLTMLSQHLARVNESGNRVEDADELVADLMELPDEVEHILQSSDTARLARKFLHSESYFFIGRGLGCSVAKEGALKFKEITYEHAEGFASGELKHGPLALVTEKTPVFAVCAEDNEKTVTNAKEAQARGASIVAVSPPDHGIVDTADDHLYVPDLHSVCSNLLANVQLQLLSYHCATELDRAIDKPRNLAKSVTVE from the coding sequence ATGTGTGGCATCATCGCCCACATCGGGGACGAGCGAGTGCTGAATCCGATCGTGACCGGCCTCGAGAAGCTCGAATACCGCGGCTACGATTCGGCGGGGATCGCGGTGAAGAACGGGTCCGGACTCGACGTCTGGAAGTGCTCGGGCCGCGTCTCGGACCTCAAGGAAACCATCGACGGCGAGGAGTCCAAAGCGAACCTCGGTATCGGCCACACGCGGTGGAGTACTCACGGTCCGCCGAGCGACGAGAACGCACATCCGCACACGGACGGTTCAGACCGCGTCGCCGCCGTTCACAACGGCATCATCGAGAACCACGAGTCCATCAAGGAGCGGCTGATCGAGGAGGGGTACGAGTTCACGAGCGACACCGACACCGAGGTCATCCCCAACCTCATCGCGTACTACCTCGACCGAGGGAACGAAGCGCTCAGCGCGTTCGAGCAGACGATAGACGACCTAGAGGGGAGCTACGCCATCGCGGTGATCGTTGACGGCATCGACTCCATCTTCGCCGCCCGCCGAGGGTCGCCACTCGTCCTCGGTATCGAGGACGAGAGTTACTACCTCGCAAGCGACGTTCCGGCGTTCCTCGACCACACGGACGAGGTCGTCTACCTCGAGGACGGCGACAGCATCGAAGTCCGGGAGGAGCGGGTCAACTTCATCGACGAGAACGATCAGACGGCCCAACACGAGATCGAGCAGGTCGACTGGCAACCCGAGGAGACGGGCAAGGGCCAGTACGACCACTTCATGCTGAAGGAGATCCACAGCCAACCGACCTCGCTTCAGAAGACCGTCGAGGGCCGTCTCGACACCGACGCCGGTACCACGGACCTCGACATCGACAAGGACCTCTCCGACATCGACACCGTCCACCTCGTCGGATGTGGTACCTCGTACCACGCCGCCCTCTTCGGGGCGAGCCTGCTGAACCGCTGTGACGTCTCCGCGCGAGCGATCCGTGCCAGCGAGTACGAGGCCAACACCGGTACGCCGCCGGGGAACAGACTCTTCGTCGCCGTCACCCAGAGCGGCGAGACGGCCGACACGCTCGGTGCGCTCTGGCAGGCCAACGAGGCGGGCGTCGAGACGCTCGCAGTGACGAACGTCGTCCAATCGACGGCGGCGCGGGAGGCGGACGAGGCCCTGTACATCCGCGCGGGGCCCGAGATCGGCGTCGCGGCGACGAAGACGTTCTCGTCGCAGGCCGTGCTGCTCACGATGCTCAGTCAGCACCTCGCTCGCGTTAACGAGAGCGGGAATCGGGTCGAGGACGCGGACGAACTCGTGGCGGACCTCATGGAGCTGCCTGACGAGGTCGAGCACATTCTCCAGTCGAGTGACACCGCCCGATTGGCGCGGAAGTTCCTCCACAGCGAGTCCTACTTCTTCATCGGCCGCGGCCTCGGCTGTTCGGTCGCGAAGGAGGGCGCGCTGAAGTTCAAGGAGATCACCTACGAACACGCCGAGGGGTTCGCTTCCGGCGAACTCAAACACGGCCCCCTGGCGCTCGTCACTGAGAAGACGCCGGTGTTCGCGGTCTGTGCCGAGGACAACGAGAAGACGGTGACGAACGCGAAGGAAGCCCAGGCGCGAGGCGCATCGATCGTCGCCGTCTCGCCGCCCGACCACGGCATCGTCGACACCGCCGACGACCACCTCTACGTGCCCGACCTGCACTCCGTCTGTTCGAACCTCCTGGCGAACGTTCAGCTGCAGCTGCTGTCGTACCACTGCGCGACCGAGCTGGATCGGGCCATCGACAAACCGCGTAACCTCGCGAAGAGCGTCACCGTCGAATGA
- the glmU gene encoding bifunctional sugar-1-phosphate nucleotidylyltransferase/acetyltransferase, giving the protein MQAIVLAAGKGTRMRPLSNEVPKPMLSVAGQPITAHTAEAAVEAGADELVFVVGYGEEIVRDYFGSSYRGVPVSYVVQDEQQGTADAVHATKEHIDGPFSVLYGDNLYDPEGIDRLFDAAPSIASIRVPNPSNYGVLNVSDGAVTNIVEKPDAPQNDLVNAGAYVFPEEARDMLDVSPSERGERELTDVLDRVISEYTVSPVTLDRWMDVGRPWELLEANEWKLGTFDRRVDGEVSDDATIQGSVVVEDGATVRGGSVIEGPAYVSKGASVGPNAYVRGSTFIAPDVHIGHAVEIKNSVVLENTNVGHLSYVGDSVVGRNANFGAGTNVANLRHDDEDVELTVKGERVSTGRKKFGVVVGDGVKTGINTGLNAGVTLSEGARTTPGEIVAHDK; this is encoded by the coding sequence ATGCAAGCGATCGTTCTCGCGGCGGGCAAAGGCACTCGAATGCGGCCGTTGTCGAACGAGGTCCCCAAACCGATGCTGTCGGTCGCCGGCCAACCGATCACCGCCCACACCGCCGAGGCGGCGGTCGAGGCCGGTGCCGACGAACTCGTGTTCGTCGTCGGATACGGCGAAGAGATCGTCCGAGACTACTTCGGATCGTCGTATCGCGGCGTCCCCGTCTCGTACGTCGTCCAAGACGAACAGCAGGGAACCGCCGACGCCGTCCACGCCACCAAAGAACACATCGACGGCCCCTTCTCGGTGCTCTACGGCGACAACCTCTACGACCCCGAGGGGATCGACAGGCTGTTCGACGCCGCGCCGAGTATCGCCTCGATTCGGGTCCCGAACCCCTCGAACTACGGCGTCCTGAACGTCTCCGACGGCGCGGTGACGAACATCGTGGAGAAGCCCGACGCTCCGCAAAACGACCTCGTGAACGCCGGCGCGTACGTCTTCCCCGAGGAAGCACGCGACATGCTCGACGTGTCGCCGAGCGAGCGCGGCGAACGCGAACTCACCGACGTGCTCGACCGAGTCATCTCGGAGTACACCGTCTCACCCGTCACCCTCGACCGCTGGATGGACGTCGGCCGGCCGTGGGAGCTACTCGAAGCGAACGAGTGGAAGCTCGGAACGTTCGACCGCCGCGTCGACGGCGAGGTGAGCGACGACGCGACGATTCAGGGGTCCGTCGTCGTCGAGGACGGCGCGACCGTTCGCGGCGGCAGCGTCATCGAGGGACCGGCGTACGTCTCGAAGGGGGCGTCCGTCGGACCGAACGCCTACGTCCGGGGGAGCACGTTCATCGCCCCCGACGTCCACATCGGCCACGCCGTCGAGATCAAAAACAGCGTCGTCCTGGAGAACACGAACGTCGGGCACCTCTCGTACGTCGGCGACAGCGTCGTCGGCCGGAACGCGAACTTCGGTGCCGGCACCAACGTCGCGAACCTCCGCCACGACGACGAGGACGTCGAACTCACGGTCAAAGGCGAGCGCGTCTCGACGGGCCGCAAGAAGTTCGGCGTCGTCGTGGGTGACGGCGTGAAGACCGGCATCAACACCGGTCTCAACGCCGGTGTGACACTGTCGGAGGGCGCTCGAACCACCCCCGGCGAGATCGTGGCGCACGACAAGTGA